In Desulfobacter hydrogenophilus, the genomic stretch AAAAGGCAAATCCTTTTACTCGTCTTGACGATTTAAGCGACCCGGAAAAAATAAAATTCACAGCATCTCGATGGCACAGGCCATGGAGACCCCGCCGCCGCCGCAAAGCGTTGCAAGGCCTAAGCTCTTGCGTTTGTGTTTCATGGCATAGATCAACGTGGTCATGATCCGGGCGCCTGTGGAGCCGATAGGATGCCCTAAACCAATGCCGGACCCGTTGATATTGGTGATCTCCCGGTTAAGATTCAGCTCTTTTTCGCATCCCAGGTACTGGGCGGCAAAGGCTTCATTCACCTCAACCAGGTCAAAATCATTGATTGTAATGCCGGATTTTGCCATCAGGTTCTTGACCGCCGGAACCGGAGAAAGCCCCATGACAGAAGGATGGCAGGCTCCCATGCCTGTGGCTTTGATTTTTGCAATGGGAGTAAGCCCCAATTCTTTGGCTTTGTCTGCGGACATGATCACCATGCCCGTGGAACCGTCATTAATACCCGAAGCATTACCGGCAGTGACCTTTCCGGTTTTGGGAACAAATGCCGGGGGCAAGGCGGCAAGTTTTTCCAGGGTTATGCCGGGCCTGAAATGTTCGTCCTTGTCAAAGATGATGGGGTCTTTCTTACGCTGGGGCACTTCAACGGGAACGATTTCATCGGCAAAACTGCCGTCGTTGGTGGCCCGTTCCGCATTGTTATGGGAACGAAGCGCCACCTCGTCCATCTCCTCCCTGCTGATATCCAGAAGCTGGGCAACGAACTCCGCCGTATGGCCCATAATATATGGTTTGCCCAAAAAATTAGAGGCCGGGGCCTGGGTGGTGTCCACAGGAGAAGTTTCATCAAAGGGCAGAATATTTGAGCCACAATACAGAGAATGGATCAGGGCATCCACAAAATTGGCATCCTGGAGACGACATCCCCAGCGGGCTTTGGGCACGGCATAGGGGACGCCGGACATGTGCTCGGTACCGCCTGCCAGGATCACATTGGCCATGCCGGCCTGGATCATGGCCATACCGGACAGAACCGCTTCCATGCCTGAAATACACACCCGGTTGATGGTAACAGCAGGGACCGTGTCCGGAATACCCGCCATAAGCGCACCCACCCGGGCGGTGTTCAGGGTATCGTGGTGTTCCATACAGGTGCCGTAGCGAACGTCATCAATGATAGCAGAATCAATACCTGCCCGTTTAACAGCCTCTTTCATGGTAATGCCCGCAAGGTAGGCGCCGTTCAGGTCTCTTAATGTGCCGCCGAAAGCGCCGATGGCAGTGCGGCAGGCTGATACAATGACAACGTCTTTCATAAAATATCCTTTTTTCGGTTAAATAATTCTCCCCATTCGCTCATTTTAAATCTGAAAAAATTATTTTTGCATGGAGGGCTTGCAATCGTTAAGACTCATCATACTTTTGTGAAAAATTCAGCTGTCGTTTCCTTTTTTTATTTTAACTTAACGGTGCTAAAATAACGGATTCGACATCAAAAGATCAAGATATTTTCAACAACTGACCTCGTTATTTTCATTGAGTCTTGGTCCTGATTTTTGGACAGTAAAGGTGGTTAATTAGTTTGTAAAACACTTTAAAACGGATATAACGGCCATGGGCCGACCTGGTTTATAAATACCCAGGCACAGCCCACAACAAAGGTTGAAAGATCTGAGTAACTTACCCAGACTTTCATATAAAAAATAATTAACACGTAATCAGAGCCAAGAAAGATCAATACGTAATGGCCTTAGGCGATAAATTCAATTTCGGCCCGGCCTATATCCTGCGGACGGCTGGTTTCGCCAAAACGTTGCTCATTATGGTCTGAAAGGGGTCACTGATGATCCCGCGATCATCGGCGAAGATCTGAAGGACAACGAAGCCTATGGTCTATTTGGCGTGATCGGATTTAAAATGAATGATATGAGCGGTAACGATAAAGGTAGTGAGCTTTACTACGGCATGAAGTTCCAGATCAATTTCTAAAAAATCAGCCTTCGACGTAAAAAAACGTCGAGATAAAACTCAAAGCCCAGATCGGCATTCTTTTGCCGGTCGGGGCTCTTGCTACTTTAATAAATACCAAACTCATCGGCCCAGGCGGAAAACCGTTTTGCATGGCCCAAATTAAGTTTGGCAAGGGATTTTTCAATCTTTTGTCGGGTCATGACGTTATCTCGTTTCTTCGGGCTCTTTGAATAAAATTTATCTGCGCAACAGATGATTTTTTCTTCCAAGGTAACAGGCACCATGTCCCGGTGAGGCAGAGGCAAATCCGCTTCAATAATATTTTCAAGGGTGATGCCGGCTCCGGTATGACGTTCGGACACAAGACCAAATTGCCGGGGCAAACCCAACCCGTCTAAGAGTTCACGTCCAAGGTATCCGTGACACACATAAGGATATTTACCCGCACAGCCGATTTCCTGGGAACGGGTCTTAAAAATACCAATATCATGGAGCATGGCTGCTTTTTCTATGAAATCCATGTCCAGGTGCAGGTGGGCAAGGCCCTTTGCGATCTCCAGGCTTTTTGCGGCGACTTTTGTGCTATGTTCCACCAGAACAGCAAAAAGTTCTGAGTCAGAATCATAAAACTGACTGATGATTTTAAATGGGTCAATCGGCATAAAAATCTCAAAATCCTTCTGTTAGTTAGTGCCTGAACGGAAACCCGTATTTGGACGAAAAATTGTCCAGGTGCAAGGCGCAGAAAAATTTAAAACCGGAACAACCTCATGGTTGTGAGGATTTTACATTTTTTTGCAACGCCGCAGATGGGTGCTGTTTCGTTCAAATACTAGTTATTCAGGGAGCCGGACATCAGCACCCCCTCAATAAACGGATCAAGATCACCGTCCAGCACCCGGTCCACATCCCCGATTTCAAGGTCGATACGATGGTCTTTTACCATTCTGTAGGGATGCAGCACATAGGAGCGGATCTGGCTGCCCCAGGCATTGTCATCTTTGCCGTCATGCAGACTCTGCCTTTTTTGCTCCTGTTTCTGCTTTTCCAGCTGATAGAGCCGGGATTTAAGCACTTTCATGGCAATCTCCCTGTTCCGGTGCTGGGAAGATTCCTGCTGACACTGGACCACTACGCCCGAGGGAGCATGGGTGATACGTACAGCTGAACTGGTTTTGTTGACGTGCTGGCCGCCTGCCCCACTGGCCCGGTACACATCAATGCGCAGATCCCCTTCGTCAATGTCGATATTGATTTCGTCCTTGACCTCCGGATAGACAAAGACGGCAGCAAAAGAGGTTTGGCGTTTGCCGCTGGCATTGAAAGGGGAAATTCTTACCAGGCGGTGCACCCCGGATTCAGCTTTCATGAATCCGTAGCAGTTTGGGCCGGCAACATGGAGCGTTGCGCCCTTGATACCGGCTTCGTCTCCCTCCTGAAAATCAATGACCTGGCACTTGTACCCTTTTTTATCGATCCAGCGGGTATACATCCTGAACAGCATTTCCGCCCAGTCCTGGGAATCCGTTCCCCCGGCACCGGCATTGATGGAAACAATCGCGTCCCTGGCGTCGTCCTCTCCGTCAAGGGTAATCTCCAGGGAAAAACGCTTTACCTTTTTCTTCAACTGGGCCAGCATCTGAGCGGCTTCCTGCTCGGCCGCCTTGTCCGACTCCTCCCTTGCCAGTTCCAGCATCACCTCCACATCTTCAATTTCTGAAAATATGGCATTGCAGGTGTCAATAAGACCAGCGATGGCGGTGCGTTCTTTTAACATCTCGGTGGCTTTGTCCGCATCATTCCAGAAGTCCTCCCTGGCAATGAGCAGCTCAAGTTCCCGAAGCCGTTTTTCCTTTACAGGCAGGTCAAAGATACTCCTTAAGCCGGTTGGCTTTAGCAGTGATGGAAGAGATGATTTGTTTGTATTCTACACTCATTATAAAAGTCTCCTAATTTTTTTTCTCATGGGTTTTATCACACAAATCAGAAAGAATGCAACCAGGCAGGCTTTGGCGGCAAGGTCGCCGTGGCGGGTATAAAAGGATTTACCGGACATGACCGGGACCTGCCGGGTAAGGGCGCAGGTCGTAAAAATATCTGTTTTTTCCAAAATGGCACCGGAAGGATCAACGAATCCGGAAATGCCTGTGTTTGCCGCCCGGACCACACTGCGCCGGTTTTCAACAGCCCTGAACACGGCAATGGAAAAATGCTGAAGCGCAGCCTGGGTCCGACCGAACCAGGCATCATTGGTCATGGTGGTTAAAATATCTGCCCCATTGAGCACAAACTCTCTGGCAATATTGGGAAAAAGGATCTCAAAGCAGATTAATACCCCGGTTGTTCCCGTACCGAATTTTAACGGCACCACCCCGGTTTTCCCCTTTGAGAAATCACCGGCCCCGGCTGTCAGTTTTTGAGCAAACCAAAGCAGTTTTTTGAAAGGCACATACTCCCCAAAGGGCACCAGATGATGTTTGTCATAATAGCCTTTTGGCAGGGCAAGGGGGCTGAGCATGCAGGCTCGGTTGTAGTAGAGAAAACCCTGGTCCGAAGGCTGGGCCGCAGGGATGCCGATGAGAAAAAAGGTGCCTGCCTTTCTCACCAGGGCATCCACCCGGTTCGAGGGCACAGGATCCATGCCGTAGTAAAAGGGCACAGCCGTTTCCGGCCACACCACAAGATCGCAGGGGATCGCCTGGAGAGACAATCGGGAATACCGGTCTATAGTTTCAGTAATAAATGCTTTATCCCATTTCCGATCCTGGGAAATGTTGGCCTGGATAACCGAAATTTTCCGGGAAGGTGCGCCGTTGAGCTGTCCACGAATTTTTGCCAGTTCAAAATGGCCGTAAATAAAAGCGATACAAAGCAGCGCCATTCCAAGGCTTAAACCTGCCATATTTATTTTCCCAGGCCATGCCCTTTGGAAAAGGGCCTTAAAAGCTGTTACTATAATCCCGTTGGCAAGCACCAGTAGAAAGGAGATCCCTAAGACCCCGAAGGTGTCTGCCGTCTGGATCAAAATAAGGTTGGAATACTGGCTGTAACCCAGCACGCCCCAGGGAAAGCCGGAAAATAAATATGTCCTGATATATTCCAGGGCGACCCAGGCCACAGCCCCCCAAAATGGGACAAGGCCTTCAGGGACAGGTATCTTTTTCATCGCCAGGGCAAAAACGCCTGTATAAACGGACAAGTACAAAATCAGAAGCAACAGGCAGGACATGGCCGCTAAAGGGTTTAGGCCGCCGTATTTGCTCATGGTGGGACAAATCCAGTAAATCAGGGGCAGATAAAAACCGATCCCAGTGCCGATGCCTGTATAAAAGGCCTGCTTTGCATCCAGCCGGTCAATGGAAAGCCATAACGGGACCAGGGCAAAAAAGGCTACCGGATAAAAACCTGGCCCCGGGAATGCTGAAAAAAGCATTAGGCCGCTGGCCAATGCAGGAATAAGGGGTAATAAAGCGTTGTATATGGGTTTGAATTGCATTTTTGGTGACCTTAATTAAAAATTCTGGTATATTTATCAAATAATCCAAGCGCTCGTCAATTTTTGGAAGGCGGTGTTTTATGACCCAGGAGTATAATCGTACATCTTCTGATTCGCTTCTAATGCAACAGGACTGGCCTGACCAGGAGCCCCCTTGTTTTACGGGTTCAGATTTTTTTTCCCGGAAAAATATTAAAAACGTTTTAATCTACGCCCCTGTAGGTATCTGTATTCTTTACCACACCGGCATCTACTGGGCAAATCCCGCCTGTTACGCCATGACAGGCCACGAATATCTCAGCCTGGAAGGTAAATCCGCTCAAACCCTTTTCCCCACGAAGAAAGAATTTAAGCGTGTGTATAAAATATTTATCACAGACATTGACCGGACAGGATCAGCCATCGTTGACTCCCGGTTGTCACGGCTGGACGGTACCGCCTTTGACTGCCGCCTTCGGGCCTGCTGGCTGGACCCTGGTGACCATTCCCAGGGCCTGTTAGTCACAGTATCTGATATTACGGAAATCAAGTCCGGACAGATCAGAAAAAATCAGACCCGAAAAATGGAAGCGATTGGTGTGCTGGCCGGGGGCATTTCCCATGATTTTAACAATCTGCTCATGGCTATTCAGGGGCATTTATCCCTGATAGGGGTTAACGCAGACCGGCCGGAAAAAATCAGGGAGCATATCCGGCAGATGAACCGCCTGATTGAGGCGGCAGCTCAAATTACCGGTAATCTTTTAGGTTTTGCCGGCGGGGGCAAGTACCAGGTTGAACCCCTGGATATTAACCAGGTCGTGGATATCGCTCTCACTGTTCTCCAGCCGGGAAAAGAAAATATTGCCATTGAAAAAAAGCCGGCACCGAATCTTTACAAGGTAAGCGGGGACCGTTCCCAGCTTGAACAGGTGCTGCTCAATCTTCTGGTTAATGCTTCCCAGGCCATGGTGGATGGCGGCACACTTACCATAGAGACCCGGAATTTAACAATTAAGGATACCAACTTCTTTCATTTTGACGTGGCACCCGGTACTTACGTGGAAATTAGTATTCAGGATACCGGAATCGGCATGGATGAAGCCATTCAGAGAAAAATTTTTGACCCATTTTTCTCCACCAAAAGCCCCAAAGATATGAAAGGGCGGGGGTTAGGGCTGTCAACGGTGTTCGGCATTGTGAAAAATCACGGTGGATTTATCACCGTGGAGAGCAAAAAAGATGTCGGATCCCTATTCCGGGTAGCACTTCCCGGTTTGGCCCCCGGGGATGCTCAACGTATTGAAGAAGAGAGCGACGCCTTTGATCTGATGCCCAAAGGCGGGGAAACCGTTCTTATTGTGGATGACGAGAATGAAGTGCTCGAGGTGGGAGTAAGTCTTCTTGAAGCGTTAGGGTACCAGGCCCTCCAAGCCCGCAACGGTACGGAATGTCTGGACCTGGTAACAAAGCACCCGGACAAAATTGCGCTGGTCATTCTGGATCTGATCATGCCCATCATGGACGGCAAGGAGACGTTTGATCGGATTCGAAAACTGAATCCCGACATAAAGATACTTATTTCCAGCGGTGTCAGTATGGATGAAGAAATAAAGATGATGCTTCGTGACGGATGCCACGATTTTTTACAAAAGCCCTTTTCCATGGACAAATTTTCAAAGGTTATTCGCCGGATACTTGACAGATCTGCTTGATAACCATTTAATTTTTATAGTGCTTTACAACATTTCTGTCAGATGGTAATCTGATAAAATTGATTAAGGGACAGGTTAACAGCATTCAGGGTGAATCCCTTCCCATTATCAGGAGTATTTTATGGAACAAATAAAAATTCGATTTGGGAATCATATTGAAACACCGGCCACAGAAGAAAAATCTTTTGAAGAGATGTTTCAATCCGTTAATCCCATGTTTTGCTTTTCAAAACGGATCTGGAGACCCCAGATGGATATTTTTGAAACCAGGGATGAAATCATTATCCAGGCTGAAATAGCAGGTGTTTCCCAGGAGAACATGATTGTTGAACTGTCAGATAAGGCCGTAAAAATTTCCGGGGTACGTAAAAGCAGCCAACCTGATCCCACCGCCACCTACAGGCTTGCTGAAATACAATTCGGACGGTTTGAGCGGGTTCTGTATCTGCCCAGTGTCATTGACATGGAAAAAGTGTCTGCGTCATACGCCAACGGGTTTCTGGAATTAAAATTAGGAAAACAGCCCAAGATAAATTATTCTTCGAAACAAAAAATGCCCATTGATTTTTTATAACAACCATGGGATAGACCCAAGTCTATTGACGCCCGGGTATGAACCCCAAAAAAAAATGTAAAAACCCATGGATTAGGCGATTGTATACAAAAAGGAAAGCGAATGGATGAATTAAACCATCCCTCCGTCCCCATCACCACTGACGATATACCTGACGAACTACCCATTCTTCCCATAGTGGATACCAATCTGTTTCCCAAAATGGTGTTGCCCCTGGTTTTGATCCAGAAAGAGGCCATTAATCTGATTGACGATGCCATGTCCGGAAACCGTATGCTTGGCCTCCTGCTGTCCAAGCGTTCGGACATTGATTCCAGGCACACCGCCGACGACCTATGCCGCATTGGTACCGTCGCGGTAATTCTTAAAATGTCCAAGATGGAAGATGAAAAGGCCCAGCTGCTTATTCAGGGCCTGAACCGATTCAAAGTGGTAGAGTTCCTGGAAAACCGGGGTTATATGCATGCCGGCATTGCTGTTCTCAAAAGCCGTAACAACGAAAGGAACAAGGAAAACCGGGCACTGATGACCAACATTGTTGAACAGTACGAAAAGATCGTGGCGCTTTCGCCAGGTCTGCCTGCGGAAATAGGCCAGATGGTCAAGACCCTGCAGGAGCCCAGCGCACTTGCCGACATGGTCGCCTCCACCATCAATGCCCCTGTAAATGAAAAGCAAAAAGTCCTTGAGCTGATTGACGTGAATCGCCGTCTGAAAAAGGTCACCCGTATGGTCAATGATCAGCTTGATATTCTTGAAATGGGTTCTAAAATTCAAAATCAGGTCAGGGAAGACATGGACAAGCGCCAGCGCGAATATTACCTGCGCCAGCAGCTCAAAACGATTAAAGAGGAGCTTGGGGAAACCGATCAGGAATCCGTCGAAATCCGGGAATACAGAACCCTGATCAGGGATAATCCCATGCCCGAAGAGGCCACAAAAGAAGCACAGCGTGAACTGGAACGCCTTGCAAAGATGCACCCCTCATCCTCCGAATATGTCGTATCATCCACCTATCTTGACTGGCTGACCTCCCTGCCCTGGAATGAATATACCGAAAATAGGCTGGATATTGCCAGGGCCAGGAAAATTTTGGACCAGGACCATTACGGCCTTGAAAAGCCCAAAAAACGGATATTGGAATTTCTGGCCGTACGTAAACTCAAAAAAGACTCCAAAGGACCTATACTGTGCTTTGCCGGCCCCCCTGGTACGGGGAAAACGTCCCTGGGACAATCCATTGCCAGGGCCCTGGGCCGGGAATTTGTCCGCATTGCCCTGGGCGGTGTCAGAGATGAAGCTGAAATCCGGGGACATCGGCGAACCTATGTGGGGGCCATGCCGGGCCGGATCATCCAGCATTTAAGAACAGCCGGTAAAAAAAACCCCGTCTTCATGCTGGATGAAATTGATAAGGTCAGCTCCTCCTACCACGGAGATCCCTCATCCGCCCTGCTTGAGGTCCTTGATCCGGAGCAGAACCAAAATTTTGTTGACCACTACCTGGATGTACCCTTTGATTTGTCCGATGTCATGTTTTTGACCACAGCCAATGTGCTGCATACCATTCCACCACCCCTGCGGGACAGAATGGAGGTTCTGGAGCTTACCGGATACACCCAGGAAGAAAAGCTTAAAATTGCCACCCGGTATATTATCCCCAAACAGCGGGAGGCCAACGGCATCAATTCAGGCCAGATCAAAATAACCCCAGGCGCGGTCAAACAGATTATTTCCGGATATACCAGGGAATCAGGTTTACGCAACCTGGAACGTCAGATCGGCGCCATATGCCGGGGAGTTGCCGCTAAAATCGCCGAAGACCAGGTGGAAAATTTGACCATTGGCCGAAAGGAAGTTCCCGAATATTTAGGCCCCATCCAGAACATGCCTGATATGGCCACCCGGATTAAAACCCCAGGCGTGGCCGTGGGTCTTGCCTGGACCCCTGTGGGTGGTGAGGTGCTTTTTGTGGAAGCCGTGGCCATGAAAGGCGGCAAGGGCCTAACGCTCACCGGACAGCTTGGGGATATCATGAAGGAATCTGCGTCTACCGCGTTAAGCTTCATTCGATCCAATGCCGACCGACTGGCTGTGGATGACACCTTTTTTGATACCCATGATATCCACATTCATGTGCCTGAAGGATCCATCCCCAAGGATGGCCCCTCTGCCGGGGTGACCATGCTTACCACCCTTGCCTCCCTGCTCACCAAAAGAAAAGTAAAATCCCGGCTGGCCATGACCGGAGAAATTACCCTCAGGGGTGAGGTGCTGCCTGTGGGAGGCATCAAGGATAAAGTAATTGCGGCTCACAGGGCCGGAATCCGATCCTTGATTCTGCCGCTTTGGAATAAAAAAGATATGGAAGATGTTCCGGAGCATATTAAATCCACCATGACTTTCTATTTTACCGATAAAATGAAAGATGTTATTAAGACCGCCTTGGAATAAAAAAAAGGATATTCTGTATGAATTATACGATCCGGACATTAATGCCGGCCCTTATTTTCTGCCTTGCGGTTGCCGTTGCCGGATGCGGTGCCGGAAGCTATGATTCCGACCATAGCCGCTATGGGGATAAACGATACAGTGGAACCAAACCCACCCAGCGCCCCTATCGCATTGCAGGAAAACACTATTATCCCATGCCTTCGGCCAACGGATATGTGGAAAAAGGACGCGCCTCCTGGTATGGCAGAAAATTCCACGGACGAAAAACATCCAACGGCGAAACCTACAACATGAACGCCATGACCGCAGCTCACAAAACCCTTCCCATGAACACATGGGTCAGGGTTGAAAACCTGGACAACGGCAGAAAGATTACGGTGCGCATCAATGACCGGGGACCCTTTGTGGCCGGCAGAATCATAGATCTGTCATATAAGGCGGCCCGACACATTGGTATCGTCGGGCCCGGCACAGCCCGGGTACAGGTGACGGCCCTTGGAAAGGCCACGGCCTATTCCAAGAAAGACCACACCCCTGTGAACTTTAAACCCGTGGATTACTGGAAAGGCAATTTTACGGTGCAGGTGGGGGCATTCAAGGTGAGGCGTAATGCGGAAAGATATCGAATCAAATTGTCTAAGGACTATCTTAATGCCCATATTGTTCCCTATGTGGATGACCGGGGGCAATTTCACCGGGTGAGGATCGGTAAATTCAACAACCTCGATGATGCCGTGACGTTCAGCCAAAGACTTATGACCAGGGAAGGTTTTACGCACGCCTTTGCCGTAGCCGAGTAGCTAGTGTTTGAACCAAAAGTCACCCACCTGCGGCGTTACAAAAAAATTTGCAATCCTCACAACCATGAGGTTGCTCCGGTTACAAATTTTTCTGCGCCTTGCATATAGGCAACTTTTCATTCAAACACAGCAGCCAAGAGTTAGGAAAAAAGCTAAAAAGCAATGAAGGAATATACAGTTTTTCTGGACCGGGACGGTGTGATCAACCATGATTCCGACGCCTATATCAAAAATCCGGACGAATTCCATTTCATCTCCAAAAGCCCAGACGCCATTGCCCTTTTGAACGCCAAAGGGTTTCAAGTGATTCTGATCACCAATCAATCGGCCGTGGGCCGCGGCATGATATCCAGGCCGACCTTTGATGCCATTTTAAAAAAAATGACCCACGGGGTGGAACAGGCCGGTGGCCGGGTCAAGGATATATTTTTCTGCCCCCATACCCCGGATCAGGGGTGCGACTGTCGAAAACCCAAGCCCGGAATGATTCTTCAGGCCGTGGCATGCCATGGCATTGATGTGAAGAAAGCCTTTATGATAGGAGATTCCGCCAAAGATATTGAGTGCGGGAAAAATGCCGGGTGTGCCAAAACCATCCTGGTTAAGACCGGCAACGGAGAAAAGGCCCTGGCCGCTTTGACGAAAAAAGGCATTGCACCCGATTTTTTTGCCAAGGATCTTTACGAAGCCGCCTGCTGGATAACCGATAATTTTCCTTGCGGTAATATGGCTTCATGATTACCATCAGCGGAACCCTGTCCCGGATTACATTCCAGAACCCGGAAAATCATTACACCGTGTGCCGTGTGGCCGTGCCCAAAGTGGCCGATGCCATCACCGTGGTCGGTCATCTGCCCGGGGTGGCCCAGGGTGAACGACTCAAACTCAAAGGCACATGGAGCAGCCATCCCAAATATGGAGAGCAGTTTAAGGCTGAGGCCTTTGAAGTCACCCTGCCCTCCTCCATGGCAGGTATTCGAAAATACCTAAGCTCGGGTATTATTCCCGGTATTAACCAGGAGCTGGCCGACAGGATCGTGGATACCTTTGGAGAACAGACCCTGGAAATCATTGAAAATGAGCCGAACCGGCTTCTTGATGTATATGGGATCGGCAAAACCAAACAAAAAATGATTGAAACGGCCTGGAATACCCACCACGCCGTGCGACGGGTCATGGAGATGCTGCAGGGCACCCCCATTGATTCGGCCAAAGCCGCAGCCATCCTTAAAACATATGGGAACCACGCCCTGGAGGTGTTGACGCAAGATCCCTTTCGCATTGCCCGGGACATTCCTGGCATTGGGTTTGCCGCTGTGGATGAATTGGCCAGGCAGCTTGGCACGGAATGCCAGGCAGAAGAAAGGCTTAAAGCCTGTCTGTTCTGCCGCTTGGTGGACCTGGAACAGGACGGCCATGTGTTTGAAAAAAAAGAGGATCTGATCCGAACCTGTGCCCAAAGGGCGGGGGTGTCCGGGGAACAGCTTTTAGATGCGCTCGGGCATCTGGATGCGGATAACGAGATCGTACTTGAAAAGGACAGGGTATATCTTGCAGCGTTACATAAGGCTGAAGCCGGGATTTCCCGCCGGATCAAGGCGTTTTTATCGATGCCCAATCCTGATGTCCACGTTGACGAAGAGTCAATCCAGGGGCAGGTGCTTTCTTCCATGGCCGTTCAGTTGTCCCAGGAGCAGTTGGATGTGGTGACCCGGATTATGGGTCAGAAAGTTTCCATCATCACCGGCGGTCCAGGTACAGGGAAGACGACCCTGATAAAGGCATTGTGCGTTGTATTCAAAACGCTTCGTCTGAAGGTGATGCTTTCCGCCCCCACGGGGCGGGCTGCCCGGCGTCTATCCGAAGTGACCGGGCGGGGGGCCAAAACCCTTCACAAGCTTTTGGGCTTTAACCAGGACACGGATTCCTTTGAACATGATTTTACCAATCCTTTGGACCTGGACCTTCTGGTGGTGGATGAAGCGTCCATGGTGGACACCCAGCTCATGTATCGTCTGTGCGAGGCCCTGCCGGCCGGAGCGGGTCTAATTCTGGTGGGAGACACCTTTCAGTTGCCTTCTGTGGGGCCGGGTAATGTATTGTCAGATATTATTGATTCGGCACAGGTGGCGGTGTTTCCCTTGACCCGGATTTTCCGCCAGGCCCAAAAAAGCCCCATTGTCATGCATGCCCACAGTATCCGAAACGGGCAGATGCCGGACATCAAATCGGCAACCCCGGATCAGCCCTCCCAATTTTATTTTATTGAAACCAGCACACCGGCCCGTGTGGCTGACACCATCTGTGAACTGTGCGCCCAAAGAATTCCCAAGGCATTTCCCCACATCCGGGAAACCCAGGTGCTCACCCCCATGCACCGGGGAGAGGCCGGCACCATCAGCCTGAACCAGCGGCTGCAGGCGGTTTTAAATGATGCGCCCGGCGGTATTGAGTCCCATGGCCACACCTTTAAGAACGGTGATAAGGTCATGCACCTGAAAAACAATTATGACAAAGAGGTGTTCAACGGGGATATCGGCCGGGTGATAGAGGCGGACAAATCCACGGGCGAGGTGCTTGTGGATTACGAGGGCAGAATCGTTGCCTATGATCTGCCGGAACTGGATGAACTGACCCTGGCCTATGCGGTCTCGGTTCATAAATCCCAGGGCTCGGAATATGATGCAGTTATCATTGCCCTGACCACAGCCCATTTTCCGCTTCTGCAGAGAAATCTGCTGTATACGGCCATGACCCGTGGAAAGTTTCTTGTCATTATTGTGGGATCCACCCGGGCCTTTACAACGGCCTTTGACAATAACAGGACCGCTCTGCGACGGTCCGGACTGAAAGAGCGTCTCAAGGAAAACTTATGAAAAAATTATGGATCATTTTAATCTGCCTGGCTGTTGTCTGTGCTACCGGCCTGCCCATTGCCAACGG encodes the following:
- a CDS encoding thiolase family protein, which gives rise to MKDVVIVSACRTAIGAFGGTLRDLNGAYLAGITMKEAVKRAGIDSAIIDDVRYGTCMEHHDTLNTARVGALMAGIPDTVPAVTINRVCISGMEAVLSGMAMIQAGMANVILAGGTEHMSGVPYAVPKARWGCRLQDANFVDALIHSLYCGSNILPFDETSPVDTTQAPASNFLGKPYIMGHTAEFVAQLLDISREEMDEVALRSHNNAERATNDGSFADEIVPVEVPQRKKDPIIFDKDEHFRPGITLEKLAALPPAFVPKTGKVTAGNASGINDGSTGMVIMSADKAKELGLTPIAKIKATGMGACHPSVMGLSPVPAVKNLMAKSGITINDFDLVEVNEAFAAQYLGCEKELNLNREITNINGSGIGLGHPIGSTGARIMTTLIYAMKHKRKSLGLATLCGGGGVSMACAIEML
- a CDS encoding HD domain-containing protein; this translates as MPIDPFKIISQFYDSDSELFAVLVEHSTKVAAKSLEIAKGLAHLHLDMDFIEKAAMLHDIGIFKTRSQEIGCAGKYPYVCHGYLGRELLDGLGLPRQFGLVSERHTGAGITLENIIEADLPLPHRDMVPVTLEEKIICCADKFYSKSPKKRDNVMTRQKIEKSLAKLNLGHAKRFSAWADEFGIY
- the prfB gene encoding peptide chain release factor 2 (programmed frameshift), producing the protein MSVEYKQIISSITAKANRLKEYLDLPVKEKRLRELELLIAREDFWNDADKATEMLKERTAIAGLIDTCNAIFSEIEDVEVMLELAREESDKAAEQEAAQMLAQLKKKVKRFSLEITLDGEDDARDAIVSINAGAGGTDSQDWAEMLFRMYTRWIDKKGYKCQVIDFQEGDEAGIKGATLHVAGPNCYGFMKAESGVHRLVRISPFNASGKRQTSFAAVFVYPEVKDEINIDIDEGDLRIDVYRASGAGGQHVNKTSSAVRITHAPSGVVVQCQQESSQHRNREIAMKVLKSRLYQLEKQKQEQKRQSLHDGKDDNAWGSQIRSYVLHPYRMVKDHRIDLEIGDVDRVLDGDLDPFIEGVLMSGSLNN
- the lnt gene encoding apolipoprotein N-acyltransferase, encoding MQFKPIYNALLPLIPALASGLMLFSAFPGPGFYPVAFFALVPLWLSIDRLDAKQAFYTGIGTGIGFYLPLIYWICPTMSKYGGLNPLAAMSCLLLLILYLSVYTGVFALAMKKIPVPEGLVPFWGAVAWVALEYIRTYLFSGFPWGVLGYSQYSNLILIQTADTFGVLGISFLLVLANGIIVTAFKALFQRAWPGKINMAGLSLGMALLCIAFIYGHFELAKIRGQLNGAPSRKISVIQANISQDRKWDKAFITETIDRYSRLSLQAIPCDLVVWPETAVPFYYGMDPVPSNRVDALVRKAGTFFLIGIPAAQPSDQGFLYYNRACMLSPLALPKGYYDKHHLVPFGEYVPFKKLLWFAQKLTAGAGDFSKGKTGVVPLKFGTGTTGVLICFEILFPNIAREFVLNGADILTTMTNDAWFGRTQAALQHFSIAVFRAVENRRSVVRAANTGISGFVDPSGAILEKTDIFTTCALTRQVPVMSGKSFYTRHGDLAAKACLVAFFLICVIKPMRKKIRRLL